The proteins below come from a single Ailuropoda melanoleuca isolate Jingjing chromosome 1, ASM200744v2, whole genome shotgun sequence genomic window:
- the CLDN12 gene encoding claudin-12: protein MGCRDVHAATVLSFLCGIASVAGLFAGTLLPNWRKLRLITFNRNEKNLTVYTGLWVKCARYDGSSDCLMYDTTWYSSVDQLDLRVLQFALPLSILIAMGALLLCLIGMCNTAFRSSVPNIKLAKCLVNSAGCHLVAGLLFFLAGTVSLSPSIWVIFYNIHLNKKFEPVFTFDYAVYVTMASAGGLYMTSLLLFIWYCACKSLPSPFWQPLYSHPPSMHTYSQPYSARSRLSAIEIDIPVVSHTT from the coding sequence ATGGGCTGTCGGGATGTCCATGCAGCCACAGTCCTCTCCTTCCTGTGTGGAATCGCCTCGGTAGCAGGCCTCTTTGCGGGGACTCTGCTTCCCAACTGGAGGAAATTACGACTGATCACCTTCAACAGAAACGAGAAGAATCTGACTGTTTACACTGGCCTGTGGGTGAAGTGTGCCCGATATGATGGGAGCAGTGACTGCCTGATGTATGACACTACTTGGTACTCATCAGTTGACCAGCTGGACTTGCGGGTCCTCCAGTTTGCCCTGCCTCTCAGCATCCTGATTGCGATGGGTGCCCTGCTGCTGTGCCTGATTGGAATGTGCAACACGGCCTTCAGGTCCTCAGTGCCCAACATCAAACTGGCCAAGTGTCTGGTCAATAGTGCAGGCTGCCATCTGGTGGCCGGGCTGCTGTTTTTCCTGGCAGGTACCGTGAGCCTCTCCCCTTCCATCTGGGTCATCTTTTATAACATTCATCTGAACAAGAAGTTTGAGCCAGTCTTTACGTTTGACTACGCAGTGTATGTCACTATGGCTAGTGCTGGGGGCCTGTATATGACTTCCCTTCTACTGTTTATTTGGTACTGTGCATGCAAATCTTTGCCTTCTCCTTTCTGGCAGCCACTGTACTCCCATCCTCCCAGTATGCATACCTACTCACAGCCCTATTCAGCACGCTCCCGCCTCTCTGCCATCGAAATTGACATTCCAGTAGTTTCACACACCACCTAA